The Xiphophorus hellerii strain 12219 chromosome 22, Xiphophorus_hellerii-4.1, whole genome shotgun sequence genome has a window encoding:
- the LOC116713620 gene encoding CSC1-like protein 2 isoform X1: MKITMGSWLGPQCNNGNCSTNISKEFCYSGRIRSTVLQGLPFGGVPTVLALDFMCFLLLLFVFSVLRKRAWDYGRLALVTDADRKKEMDQRYSRLDDREYVNSPLPEPNERYARLTSVSSSMDMDPRDTGFCSWLTAVFRIKEEEIRDKCGEDAVHYLSFQRHIIGLLVVVGVLSVGIILPVNFSGNLLDDTAYSFPRTTIGNLDTENKLLWLHTSFAFLYLLLTVYSMRRHTSKMRYKEDDLVKRTLFVNGISQYAEEREIKQHFELAYENCTVLDARICYNVSKLMYLSSERKKAERSKKFFLDLQDKENEKTMINPKPCGHLCCCIIKGCEQEEAVSYYAKLEAQLRDEYRKEREKVNKKPLGMAFVTFQNEATTAKILKDFNACKCQGCYCRREPKSSQFSSRLHTSNWTVTYAPDPQNVYWEHLSLGGFKWWVRCFIINCVLFLLLFFLTTPAIIITTMDKFNVTKPVEYLNNPIVTQFFPTLLLWSFSALLPTIVYYSAFFEAHWTRSGENRTTMHKCYTFLIFMVLLLPSLGLSSLDVFFRWLFDKSFLDEATVRFECVFLPDNGAFFVNYVIASAFIGNANDLLRIPGLLMYMIRLSLARSAAERRNVKKHQAYEFQFGAAYAWMMCVFTVVMTYSITCPIIVPFGLMYMLLKHLADRYNMYYAYLPTKLDKKIHYGAVNQVVAAPILCLFWLLFFSTVRSGFTASTSMFTFVVLIITIIICLSHVCFGHFKYLSAHNYKIDQEVDGMEDGHSASPSSAGKTTQTYICQVLQDPSSEEAGSGNGEDDGQGSSQDEEMIQAGNNLTSDFQSGEASLIENEVRQ, from the exons aaaaaaagagatggaTCAACGGTATAGCCGTCTGGATGATCGGGAATA CGTGAATTCCCCTTTGCCAGAACCAAATGAACGCTATGCACGCCTCACGTCCGTATCAAGCTCAATGGACATGGACCCGAGAGACACA GGCTTTTGCTCCTGGCTAACAGCCGTCTTCCGTATCAA GGAAGAGGAAATAAGGGACAAGTGTGGTGAAGATGCAGTTCACTACTTGTCTTTTCAGCGGCACATCATTGGCCTGCTTGTAGTCGTGGGTGTGCTCTCTGTGGGCATAATCTTGCCTGTTAACTTCTCGGGGAACCTTTTAG ACGACACTGCCTATAGTTTTCCACGAACCACTATAGGAAATCTAGATACAGA GAACAAACTACTATGGTTACACACTAGCTTTGCATTTCTTTACCTGCTGCTAACAGTGTACAGCATGAGGCGGCACACGTCAAAGATGCGCTACAAAGAGGACGATTTG GTGAAACGCACTTTATTTGTTAATGGCATCTCACAATATGCAGAAGAGAGGGAGATAAAGCAACACTTTGA GCTTGCATACGAAAACTGCACTGTCCTGGATGCTCGTATCTGTTACAATGTATCGAAGCTGATGTATCTCAGCTCTGAAAG AAAGAAGGCAGAGCGTAGCAAAAAATTCTTTCTTGACCTGCAAGATAAGGAGAATGAGAAAACCATGATTAACCCCAAGCCTTGTGGACACCTTTGCTGTTGCATCATTAAAGGTTGCGAACAG GAAGAAGCTGTGAGTTATTATGCCAAGCTGGAGGCACAATTAAGGGATGAATacaggaaagagagagagaaagttaACAAGAAGCCTTTAGGAATGGCCTTCgtcacttttcaaaatgagGCCACAACTGCCAA AATTTTAAAGGACTTTAATGCTTGCAAGTGCCAAGGCTGCTACTGCCGTCGTGAACCCAAGAGCTCTCAGTTCAGCTCCAGGCTGCACACCTCCAACTGGACCGTCACTTACGCCCCCGATCCACAAAACGTCTACTG GGAGCATCTGTCATTGGGAGGATTTAAATGGTGGGTCCGCTGCTTCATCATCAACTGCGTCCTATTCCTTCTCTTGTTCTTTCTGACCACCCCAGCCATTATCATCACCACCATGGACAAGTTTAACGTCACCAAACCAGTGGAGTACTTAAAT AACCCCATCGTAACCCAGTTCTTCCCCACCCTCCTGCTGTGGTCTTTCTCTGCTTTGCTTCCCACCATTGTCTACTACTCCGCTTTCTTCGAAGCCCACTGGACCCG GTCAGGAGAGAACAGGACCACAATGCACAAATGCTACactttcttgatttttatgGTCCTGTTGCTGCCCTCCCTTGGACTCAGCAG TTTGGATGTTTTCTTCCGCTGGCTTTTTGACAAAAGTTTTTTGGATGAAGCTACAGTGAGGTTTGA GTGTGTGTTCCTCCCTGACAATGGAGCCTTCTTTGTGAACTACGTCATTGCTTCTGCATTCATTGGTAATGCTAACGACCTGTTGAGGATCCCCGGTTTACTGATGTACATGATCCGCCTGTCCTTGGCTCGCTCCGCAGCCGAGAGGAGGAACGTGAAGAAG caccAAGCTTATGAGTTCCAGTTTGGGGCAGCTTACGCCTGGATGATGTGTGTCTTCACTGTGGTTATGACCTACAGCATCACCTGCCCAATCATCGTCCCATTTG GGCTGATGTACATGCTGCTGAAACACCTAGCAGATAGGTACAACATGTACTATGCCTATCTGCCAACAAAACTGGACAAGAAGATCCATTATGGAGCTGTTAACCAGGTGGTGGCGGCTCCTATCCTCTGCCTCTTTTGGCTTCTGTTCTTTTCCACCGTTCGCTCTG GGTTTACTGCTTCAACATCCATGTTTACTTTTGTGGTTCTGATCATCACAATCATCATTTGCCTTTCTCACGTCTGCTTTGGGCATTTTAAGTACTTAAGTGCTCACAACTACAag aTTGACCAGGAAGTGGATGGAATGGAGGACGGACATTCAGCAAGCCCTTCATCTGCCGGCAAGACAACG CAAACATACATATGTCAAGTACTTCAAGATCCCTCGTCGGAGGAGGCTGGATCAGGCAACGGAGAGGACGACGGGCAGGGGTCCTCGCAGGATGAGGAAATGATCCAGGCTGGAAACAACCTGACCAGCGACTTCCAGTCCGGGGAGGCCAGTCTCATTGAGAACGAGGTGAGGCAGTGA
- the LOC116713705 gene encoding zinc transporter ZIP9 yields the protein MDEGLTITCISVAMFVGTFLLGFIPLLFRLSEKSLQFVSILGAGLLCGTALAITIPEGVGLLEDSWRESSSDAPSGPNASEKTAPSTKGSAPPRFYISVALTFGFTFMFVVDQIGGYISTRGQAAHLLNNKHITATLGLVIHAAADGFALGAAVATGQATVQVIVFFAVILHKAPAAFGLVSFLMHSGLEKKDIQGHLLTFSAAAPIVAISTYFILQATGSSSHNQMNATGVGMLFSAGTFLYVATVHVLPEISSSSAAEPFSNLQEETGAETHKARHLGLLESLTLILGVGLPVILALSLHDD from the exons ATGGACGAGGGACTGACTATTACTTGTATATCTGTAGCGATGTTTGTGGGCACCTTCCTACTAGGATTCATCCCACTGTTGTTCCGACTCTCTGAG AAAAGCCTGCAGTTTGTGTCCATCCTGGGGGCGGGTCTGCTGTGCGGCACAGCGCTGGCCATCACCATCCCAGAGGGTGTGGGCTTACTGGAGGATTCGTGGAGAG AGTCTTCCTCTGATGCTCCATCTGGCCCGAATGCTAGTGAAAAAACGGCGCCTTCCACAAAGGGAAGCGCCCCACCTCGCTTTTATATCAGCGTGGCTTTGACGTTCGGGTTTACCTTCATGTTTGTTGTTGATCAGATTGGAGGATACATTTCCACGCGTG GTCAAGCAGCACATTTGTTGAATAACAAACACATCACAGCCACTCTGGGGCTGGTTATCCATGCTGCAG CTGATGGATTTGCTCTGGGCGCTGCCGTCGCCACAGGTCAAGCCACTGTAcaagtgattgttttttttgcgGTCATTCTACACAAG GCACCTGCTGCTTTTGGTTTGGTTTCCTTCCTGATGCATTCAGGccttgagaagaaagacattcaGGGACATTTACTGACCTTCTCAGCAGCAGCACCCATAGTTGCTATCAGCACTTACTTCATACTGCAGGCG ACTGGAAGTTCCTCTCATAACCAGATGAATGCAACAGGAGTGGGAATGCTGTTCTCAGCAGGAACTTTCCTTTATGTTGCCACGGTGCACGTTCTCCCTGAGATCAGCAGTAGCAGCGCAGCAGAACCCTTCTCTAACCTGCAGGAGGAAACAGGAGCAGAAACCCACAAGGCAAGACATCTGGGGCTCCTGGAGAGCCTCACCCTCATCCTCGGTGTGGGGCTCCCAGTCATATTGGCCCTCAGCTTGCACGATGACTGA
- the LOC116713704 gene encoding coiled-coil domain-containing protein 177, producing MEELRSSSPAPCLDVNLSEPPGAGKSSGVIISPHSLESRTQPGIKPVQLLIRSLNELIAGQQAAPYEAMKTLHESYEKERSKLFPMPLCSKEQERIIQAERSKCLRRNAASSSEVVPKVKNHSAEPVVYADLCFKAKSGSSVSAKRDPERSTISSFSLGDLRYSPSAERQLQKITSEIKRKTCITVSERDRKIAALMLVKHREEQERLKLCQQEEQERQEARRREEARQCHAEKERRRRLKQRMKHWHKELEARRRLRLRLEQEKAAQLQQEMLLQENQWRKLKEVVEVQRREKLEAALKEAKERKKYQERLLREKMELEKRELEKEKQAAEEKEEKAWRTRELQEKRERKKLQEENHREMLCHILLKRQAEQKMEEDETQKRNLLEKKLQRSSEKQARAAEAQHRRLRERAAVQDVQIQRAQMRAKLQSVQELTHKQILVQQSQRRMERASQNASALRRSRTQQRREQSRHRQVCHQQLSEKIQREEEASRRCRESYVCMKEGKRERLQKLREQIQEEAQRLVQASFHLRDRVRQQTHSRTFHQMALEAKLTASMSRIKL from the coding sequence ATGGAGGAACTGAGGTCTAGTTCACCTGCTCCCTGTCTGGATGTGAACCTCTCTGAACCGCCTGGAGCTGGTAAGAGCAGCGGCGTCATAATAAGTCCCCACTCGCTGGAGTCCAGGACTCAGCCAGGTATTAAACCGGTTCAGCTGCTAATTAGATCTCTGAACGAGCTGATTGCAGGGCAGCAGGCTGCCCCTTATGAGGCCATGAAGACTCTGCATGAATCCTACGAGAAGGAACGATCGAAGCTTTTCCCTATGCCTTTGTGCAGCAAGGAGCAGGAGAGGATTATTCAAGCTGAAAGGAGCAAATGCCTAAGAAGAAATGCAGCCTCAAGCTCTGAAGTTGTACCGAAGGTGAAGAATCACTCAGCAGAGCCAGTTGTCTATGCAGACCTTTGCTTCAAAGCAAAATCCGGTTCCTCTGTTTCTGCAAAGAGAGACCCAGAGAGGAGCACAATCAGCAGCTTCAGTCTGGGAGATCTGAGATACTCCCCGTCTGCTGAGAGGCAACTGCAGAAGATCACCTCAGAAATAAAGAGGAAGACATGCATCACCGTGTCAGAGAGGGATCGCAAGATAGCAGCTCTGATGCTGGTCAAGCATCGGGAGGAGCAGGAGCGCCTGAAGCTCTGTCAGCAGGAGGAACAGGAACGACAGGAGGCCCGCAGGAGGGAGGAGGCCAGGCAGTGCCACGCAGAAAAAGAACGAAGGAGGAGGCTTAAGCAGAGGATGAAACATTGGCACAAGGAGCTGGAGGCCCGCAGGAGGTTGAGGCTGCGGCTGGAGCAGGAGAAAGCAGCACAGCTCCAGCAGGAGATGCTGCTCCAGGAGAACCAATGGAGAAAGCTGAAGGAAGTGGTTGAGGTACAACGCAGAGAGAAGCTGGAGGCTGCTCTGAAGGAGGCAAAGGAGCGTAAAAAATACCAGGAGAGGTTGCTTAGGGAGAAAATGGAGCTGGAGAAAAGGGAGCTTGAGAAGGAGAAGCAGGCGGcagaagagaaggaggagaaggcCTGGAGGACCAGAGAGCTGCAGGAGAAGAGGGAGCGGAaaaagctgcaggaggagaatcACAGAGAGATGCTGTGTCACATCCTGCTGAAGAGGCAAGCAGAGCAGAAGATGGAGGAAGATGAAACGCAGAAGAGGAATTTGCTGGAGAAGAAGCTGCAGCGTTCCTCTGAGAAACAAGCCCGAGCTGCAGAGGCACAGCACAGGCGGCTGCGGGAGCGAGCTGCCGTGCAGGACGTCCAGATCCAAAGAGCACAGATGAGGGCCAAGCTGCAGAGTGTCCAGGAGCTCACGCACAAGCAGATCCTGGTCCAGCAGAGCCAGCGTCGCATGGAGAGAGCCTCCCAGAACGCCTCGGCGCTGCGCAGGAGCCGCACTCAGCAGAGACGAGAACAGAGCAGACACAGACAGGTCTGTCACCAGCAGCTGAGTGAGAAGAtccagagagaggaggaggccAGCAGGAGGTGCAGAGAGAGCTACGTCTGCATGAAGGAGGGGAAGAGGGAGAGGCTGCAAAAACTGAGGGAGCAGATTCAGGAGGAGGCGCAGAGGCTGGTGCAGGCCTCCTTTCACTTGAGGGACAGGGTCAGGCAGCAGACACACAGCCGGACCTTCCACCAGATGGCCCTGGAGGCTAAGCTGACTGCCTCCATGAGCAGAATCAAACTCTAA
- the nsmce4a gene encoding non-structural maintenance of chromosomes element 4 homolog A, with amino-acid sequence MRKARAGGDDEAVRQNGSSSRRRTDQHPGDGEDHDSSSCGMQDDDDDNDLGLRREIRSKYRDLINSVQQNREDMLSPSNNKLTEVLEEANKLFKDVRQAREAALDAQLLVVATDLGKEKASQLFSEGSAFDPSAFAEHLLSFMGLNRLEDEDDEPPNGCPSDGYLPKDAWHRLARRAECCFRTAPSFHYMMGSFYTEPPPPKQRIERQRKAPSKEAKRIMPTQLKKMEESHQEATEKEVERILGYLKSYYQDDPSPISYYEFVIDPNSFSRTVENIFHTSFLIRDGLARLKLDSDKLPCIEPVEEEEVEAAGSFSRKQCIVSISPKIWRELIDVFEIKETIIQPPETQSE; translated from the exons ATGAGAAAGGCCAGAGCGGGCGGTGACGATGAAGCTGTCCGGCAGAACGGGTCGTCCAGCCGGAGGAGAACCGATCAACACCCGGGTGATGGAGAGGACCATGACTCGAGCTCCTGTGGTATGCAAGACGATGATGATGACAACGATCTGGGCCTCAGGAGAGAAATCCGAAGCAAATACAGGGACCTCATCAACTCAGTTCAAC AAAACAGAGAAGACATGCTGAGTCCTTCCAACAACAAGCTCACAGAAGTCTTAGAAGAGgcaaataaacttttcaaagaTG TTCGACAGGCAAGAGAGGCGGCGCTCGATGCTCAGCTTCTCGTTGTGGCCACAGACTTGGGAAAAGAGAAAGCCAGTCAACTGTTTTCCGAGGGGAGTGCTTTTGATCCCTCTGCTTTCGCTGAACATCTG TTGTCCTTCATGGGTCTTAACCGTCTGGAGGACGAGGACGATGAGCCACCCAATGGCTGTCCCAGCGATGGCTACCTCCCCAAAGACGCCTGGCACCGGCTGGCCAGGAGAGCCGAGTGCTGTTTCAGGACGGCGCCTTCTTTCCACTACAT GATGGGATCTTTCTACACGGAGCCACCGCCTCCGAAGCAGAGAATAGAGCGGCAAAGGAAAGCACCAAGCAAAGAAGCCAAGAGGATAATGCCCACTCAG CTAAAGAAAATGGAAGAATCTCATCAAGAAGCTACAGAGAAAGAGGTTGAAAGAATCCTGGGATATCTGAAGAGTTATTATCAAGATGACC CATCACCAATATCATATTATGAATTTGTCATCGACCCCAACTCGTTTTCACGGACAGTGGAGAACATTTTCCACACGTCTTTTCTCATAAGG gaTGGTTTGGCACGTCTCAAGTTGGATAGTGACAAGTTGCCTTGTATAG aaCCAGTAGAGGAAGAAGAGGTGGAGGCTGCAGGTTCATTCAGCCGCAAACAGTGCATTGTTTCTATCAGCCCAAAAATATGGAGG GAGCTAATAGATGTTTTTGAAATCAAAGAGACAATAATTCAGCCTCCGGAGACGCAGAGCGAGTGA